One region of Krasilnikovia cinnamomea genomic DNA includes:
- a CDS encoding bifunctional DNA primase/polymerase, whose protein sequence is MAATADPDPAIALAAGLAVFGLPPGEKRPEPGWQRRCSSDPAVVAATWRPGDNVGIGCRASRLLGIDLDRHPGKPDGIAQFQAVCDRYGQPWPDTYTVRTPRGGLHLYLRVPDGRIIGSTSGGRSPLGPSIDTRGPGRHTGGHLVGPGSRIGGVPYVVIRDVSIAPVPEWIADLLALPTAAPAATA, encoded by the coding sequence ATGGCTGCAACTGCTGACCCGGATCCCGCGATCGCCCTGGCGGCCGGTCTGGCGGTGTTCGGCCTGCCGCCCGGCGAGAAGCGCCCCGAGCCGGGTTGGCAGCGTCGGTGCTCGAGCGACCCGGCCGTGGTGGCGGCCACGTGGCGCCCGGGCGACAACGTCGGCATCGGCTGCCGCGCCTCCCGACTGCTCGGCATCGACCTGGACCGGCACCCCGGCAAGCCGGACGGCATCGCCCAGTTCCAGGCGGTATGCGACCGCTACGGCCAGCCCTGGCCGGACACGTACACCGTGCGGACCCCGCGCGGCGGCCTGCACCTGTACCTGCGGGTGCCGGACGGGCGGATCATCGGCAGCACCTCCGGCGGCCGGTCCCCGCTGGGCCCGAGCATCGACACCCGCGGGCCCGGCCGGCACACCGGCGGGCACCTCGTCGGCCCCGGCTCGCGCATCGGCGGCGTGCCGTACGTCGTCATCCGCGACGTGTCGATCGCGCCGGTACCCGAGTGGATCGCCGACCTGCTCGCCCTGCCCACCGCGGCTCCGGCGGCGACCGCGTGA
- a CDS encoding DUF6301 family protein produces MPLPVLAIIAAMIQDVAGTLVGQDFGAWSRADIERIAGAAGWSIRENQHSLIIETGGPARARSTKVSYGQEDYGYGEQTDLQITETCAADELAPLHAATLAAVVAVLGPPAMVGGPHAWAFWRNPRVRLERDIRRPSVTLRVEPAEPAEAQEYSDAEWSPDWQPTDLWNAEPDVNSDACKSLLGMMSYDARMADTWDEFETSLRELFASLSADLPLLLDYVPHVGWEISEADGDHMVAGSFNSDGVHVHSVVYNTTQSTDYPSLPLEPDSGARVAEIAIDTIRGWGHASPVRLRHQCFVTGPVRLSAKSGFRLA; encoded by the coding sequence GTGCCGCTGCCCGTCCTGGCTATCATCGCCGCCATGATCCAAGACGTTGCCGGGACGCTGGTCGGGCAAGATTTCGGGGCGTGGTCGCGTGCCGACATCGAGCGGATCGCCGGTGCCGCCGGCTGGTCCATCCGCGAGAATCAGCACAGCCTCATCATCGAGACCGGCGGCCCGGCCCGTGCACGATCCACGAAGGTCAGCTACGGCCAGGAGGATTACGGCTACGGCGAGCAGACCGATCTCCAGATCACCGAGACCTGCGCCGCCGACGAACTGGCGCCGCTGCACGCCGCCACGCTAGCGGCTGTGGTCGCCGTGCTCGGGCCACCGGCGATGGTCGGTGGCCCGCACGCATGGGCGTTCTGGCGCAACCCGCGCGTGCGGCTGGAACGCGACATCCGACGCCCGTCGGTGACCCTGCGGGTGGAGCCCGCCGAGCCGGCCGAGGCGCAGGAGTACAGCGACGCCGAGTGGAGTCCGGACTGGCAGCCCACCGACCTCTGGAACGCCGAGCCCGACGTGAACAGCGACGCCTGCAAGTCGCTGCTGGGCATGATGAGCTACGACGCCCGGATGGCCGACACCTGGGATGAGTTCGAGACGAGCCTGCGCGAGCTGTTCGCTTCGCTCTCCGCGGACCTGCCGCTTCTGCTCGACTACGTGCCGCACGTGGGCTGGGAGATCTCCGAGGCGGACGGCGATCACATGGTGGCGGGCTCGTTCAACTCCGACGGCGTCCACGTCCATTCGGTCGTCTACAACACGACCCAGTCGACCGATTACCCGAGCCTGCCGCTGGAACCCGACAGCGGCGCGCGTGTCGCCGAGATCGCTATCGACACCATCCGCGGCTGGGGCCACGCCTCACCGGTGCGACTGCGCCACCAATGCTTCGTCACAGGCCCGGTCCGACTGAGCGCGAAGTCAGGGTTCCGCCTCGCATAG